The sequence GCTGTAATTCGTATCCCCGTAATACTCGCCCCATTCCGTGCCCTGGGGTTTCCAACGGAACTTGCTAACGGTGCTGCACAGACTGTCCACCAATCCTTGGCGCGCCATCAAACTCATCATAGCCCGGCGTCCTGCAGTCGCTGCGCCGGCAAATTTTTTCTGACTCATCGCATGCAGATGAATATGGGAGAGGAGCCCAAACTGAACATAGGTCCGCCGCGGCAGAAGGGCATGCGTGAGATCCACAGGGATGCCGTCCAAAAAGGGGCGCAGGAGTTGGGAGAGGCGCACGTCGCAATGCGCCATGAGGGCTAAGGGACCCAGAAAATGCTGGCAAAATTGGCGATAGGCCACCCAAGGCTCACCGGAGCGGACGCGCTCAAAGGACAGGGAGTCGATGAGAAGCGGGCGTCCGCCGGAAAACTGGATATTGTAGGCGCTGCAGTCTTTAAGACTGAAACCCTTCTCAAGGGCTCTGCGCTCCAGCTCCAGGGTGGTCAGGGCCGCATCCTGTAATTGGCTGAAACTCCATTCATAAGGGTAAGAGACAAAGGACAGTTGCTGCGGCCTGAGGACCCGGCAGGCGCCTTCAGTGAGGGCCAGACTGAGATCGACTTCTTCGTGGGAAATGAGCAGTCCGTCCCGGGTCAGGGATTCGTAAAGTCCGGACTGAAGAAAGGCTTCGTATTCTTCCCTATAGGGTTCATTGATCTGCCGGTAGAGGATTCCCTCGCGCGTGTAGACAAAACCGTCAGGGTCGCGGAAGGAAGCGGAGACTCTAGTCCCCGGTGCCGGTGTGATCATCATCCTTTTTTCTCGAAAACAGGCTTGAAAGGAAGAGCTTGATCCGGTGCCAAAAAATCTTCAATCCAAAAGAGAGGGCGAGGAAGGCGCCCAAAAGGAGCTGCAGGAAATAACTGCCTGTGCCTGGATCAAGATAGGCGTGTGCGGGCCGGGGCAGCAGGCAGGCAGCGAAGACAAGGAAAAGGAATACCTGCAAAACTGAGGGTGGCTTGAACAACGAAACCTCCGATTTGAAAAATCTCACGGGAAGTATACTATACTAAGAAGATCAAGGTCAACGTAATATGGTGAAAAGACAGAAATTACGATATATCCTGCCGTCTCTTGCATTCCTTGCTGGTCTGCTGTTCCTTGCCGCTTGCTCGGCTGCCTCCACAGCGGATTCTTCCTCTGCGTCTATTGATTACTCTCATGCCCAGGAAGTCTGGGTTATCTTTGGTTCGGAGGACGATTCTCATGGGATTGAAGTGGCGGATCCTGAGGAAACCCGGCCGGGTTTTTGGAAGGGCAAGAGCGGCCGCCACACTGCGGACGCCCAGACTTTAACCTTGAATGTGAACGACAGCTTTGCCTTTGACGGGAATGCGCAACGTCTTGACTTGGAAATTACGTATCTTGACAGCGGAAAGGACAAACTTAATATCGAGGCGGATCGCTTTGTGGAGGATGCGCGGGATGGCCGCTATTCTTGGCACACGGGTGTGCTGTTGATCAAGACGGGGACCAGTGAGTGGAAGACCTACCGCGTACCTCTGCACGATTGCCGTTTTGCTAATCGCCAGGGCCGGGACTATTCCATGGAAGGCGGGATTGGGGATCTTCGTATCCACGCCCGGGACAACGGACCGGAGACTTTGCACAAAGTGCGTCTCTCAGTGCCCTATTTGCAGGCGCGCACCGCAGCGCCCGGAAATGTTTTTGGTCTTGGAGAACCTGTGCTGGTGGAGGTGCAGGTGGCCAATCGCGGTATCGAGACCCTGGATGGCACATTGCGTTATGCGATTCAGGGTCCCGGGGGAGAATTCCTGGACCAGGGAGAAGAAAAAGTCCTCTGTCCCTCGGGCCTCAATACGGTTCATGTTTTGCGCGCGAGTCCGGAACGCCTGGGGCCGTATTCTGTGGAGCTGAGCTTGCTCAACACCGAAGGCCAAGTCCTTGGCGAACAGACTGTGTACGGGGGCGTGGGTGTCCCTCCTCTCAAGCCTAATCCCGAGAGCCCGTTTGCGGTGGGTGCTCTCTTGGGCCGGAACTGGGGGCGTGAATCCGAGGCGCAGCTCATTGCCCAGAGCGGTGTGGCTTGGGTGCGCCAGGGCTTGCGCCAGGATCGCATTGAGCGCCAGGAGGGCGAGTACACTTGGAGCCTTGTGGATCAGGGGCTCAACGCGGCTGAGTCTGCGGGTCTGCGCGTGATGGGTTCATTTTTGGGCGGGACGCGTTGGGCTCAACCTTCGGACGGGACAGCGGAATCCGGAAAGGCCTTTGTGCGTTTTGTCGAGGCGGCAGTGAGCCGGTACGGGGATCGCATTGCCGCCTGGGAGATTTGGAATGAGCCGGATTTGGAAGCTTTTTGGAGCCCGATCAATCCAACGCGCTATGCCGCGACTCTGAGAGCTGCCGCCCAAACATTGCGCCGTCATCAACCGGAGACCCTCATTGTTTCGGGAGGCCTGGCCCGGGGGAATTTCTGGTTTTTGGACAAGCTCTACAAAGAAAACGCGCTTCAGTCTTTAGTCGATGTGATCGGGCTGCACCCATATGTGAAGAGACCGGAGAAACAGGGGAAAGAACCGGGAGTGATCCAGCGGATCAAGCAGGCAGAGCTCTGGACCGAGCGGGCTGGCGATGCCTCCCGTCCCTTCTGGCTTACGGAGCTTGGATGGAGCACCGGTGAATTGCATCGGGACATCGGAAAGACTCTGGACGAACCGACTCAGGCCGCGTTTTTGGTGCGCACCTTTGTGCTTGCGCTCAGCCGGCCGCAAGTGGAACGCATATTCTGGTTTAATTTTCGCGATTTTGGAGATCTGCCGGAGTCCCCTGCGCAAAGTTGGGGTATAGTAAGGTTTGATCTTTCTGCGAAGCCCGCATACCTGGCGCTTCGAAATCTTGCGACACAACTGAAGGACTCGAATTGGGAGGCATTGGACCGCTCGAACGCCTCCATGCGTGCCTATGAATTCAGAGGGAGCGTGCGCAATGTTTGGGTGGTTTGGGCTCCGGAAGGCCCGGCAACGGTAAAGCTGCCCTTCGGGCCCGGACCTGTTCGCGTGATTGATCTAATGGGGAATGAGGAGATCCTGAATTCAGAAAAGGATTTTCTCATGGGCGAGATCGGCCCGGAACCGGTGTTCCTGATCTCAGGAGATGTGCAATGAGAGGCACTCGAATTCTGACAGCGCTGTTTTCTTTGGCAATACTTTGGGCCCCTGCGGCCTGGGCTCAGGACCGGGTGCTGATTCTCGGTTTTGACGGAGCGGATCCGGATCTTTGCCGGCAGTGGATGGAAGAGGGGCATTTGCCGAATATGGCGCGCGTGGCCCAAGAGGGTTGCTTTGTGGATTTAGGGACCTCGACCCCGCCGCAGTCTCCCGTGTCCTGGGCCGTGTTTTCCGCGGGCAAGAACCCCGGTTACACGGGGATCTTTGATTTTCTGCGCCGGCAGCCGGGCAGCTACTTGCCGGAATTCGGGATGATCATGCGCACGAAGCGCTCCATCCTGCCGCATCCGGCCCAGCGCATCGGAGTGGCTGTGTTTGCAGGGCTATCGGCTGCGATGGTGTTTTGGCTGTTTCTGTTTTTGCTGCGCCGCAGGCACCGGCGGGGAGTTAGTCTGGTCCTGGGCGCAGTGGCCGGGGGACTGGTTTACACTGCGTTGTTTTTGTGGGTGCCTGCGGAGCTGCC comes from Candidatus Omnitrophota bacterium and encodes:
- a CDS encoding SAM-dependent methyltransferase, giving the protein MITPAPGTRVSASFRDPDGFVYTREGILYRQINEPYREEYEAFLQSGLYESLTRDGLLISHEEVDLSLALTEGACRVLRPQQLSFVSYPYEWSFSQLQDAALTTLELERRALEKGFSLKDCSAYNIQFSGGRPLLIDSLSFERVRSGEPWVAYRQFCQHFLGPLALMAHCDVRLSQLLRPFLDGIPVDLTHALLPRRTYVQFGLLSHIHLHAMSQKKFAGAATAGRRAMMSLMARQGLVDSLCSTVSKFRWKPQGTEWGEYYGDTNYSPESLEAKRQIVGEMLDALEPKPQTVWDLGANTGLFSRLAAERSIQTLAFDIDPAAVEKNYLQCRAQGQTHLLPLQLDLSNPSPGLGWRSTERMSLAERGPAGAILALALVHHLAISNNTPLEEIAAYFDTLSARLIIEFVPKEDSQVQRLLASREDIFPLYTQAGFEAAFGRYFENLRVESIPGTSRTLYSMKRR